The window CACGTTATAATTTTCTTCGACCGCGAAAGGCCCCCCGGAAATAGCACAGTTACCCATGGCGATAACCCACTTGGGCGAAGGCATCTGGTCATACAGGGTCATCACCGCGGAAGCCATCTTCTTGTTGACCGTCCCGGCGACAATCATCAGATCACTCTGTCGGGGCGACGGGCGAAAGACCTCTGACCCGAAACGGGAAATATCGAAACGCGCCATTCCCAGACTCATCATTTCGATAGCGCAGCAGGCCAGGCCAAACGTCATAGGCCAGAGTGAATTAGCCCGGCAGAGATTGAAAATCTCATCCGCCAGCTTATGCCTGACCAGCGGCCCAGGATCATGAACCACCAGATTTCCCGGCTCCCCCCTTTCCAGCCGCGCCTGCAACTCAGCCGCATAGGAGTGAACGTTTAATTTTCCTCTCGTTTGATCGCCCACGTAAAAACTCCTTTAACCCACACATACGCAACCGCCAGGGTCAGAATGCCAACAAAGATAAAAAGTTCCAGCACTCCCTGCCACCCCGAAACCCGGTCATAGGCGGCAGCAACCGGAAAAAGATAAAGAATATCGACATCAAACGCCAAAAAGATCAGGGCATAGAGATAATAAGCCGCCCCGAAACGAATGTCCCAGGCCGAGCCGAAAGGGTCCATGCCGCATTCATAGGTGAGCAGGGTCTTTTTATTAATTGTCCGAGGGCGAAAAATATCGGAAATAACGAAGGGAGCAAATCCGGCAATAATACCACCGGCCAGAATCACAATGATATAGACGAAATCAAGAACATGCGGCGCAGGCATTTACAACCCCCTCTTTGGAGTCGACGACTTTAAGAGCCCAGGGGGACCCGCTACCGGTAACGGTGCGTCAGCCCCGACCTCTGCCCCAAAACCATTTTAAAACAACCGGAATGGAAAAAGCGGCAAAGACATAATCCAGAAAATATTCATTGTCAAGAATTTTTTAAAGCTCTCGATAACGAGAAAAAATTAACAATTTCGCTGGATTGTAAAGAGCAACAATAATCAAACCTTAGCTCATATTGAATAATGCATACAAAAAATGCGCGGCCCAATAAAACAACGTACCACAATCACCCTTCCGGCGGCCCCGCCCTGAACCTTTCCCAGACCGGACCAAGCTCAGATTTTTTCCTCACCCCGCAGCGACCTTACAAAAAAAAGAAAAACGGCAACCTATTAGGTTGCCGTTTTTCTAACCACTCAACATAAAAAACGTCCCGAACTCCATGGGCATCCACAGAGCCGGGCATTTTCACA is drawn from Pseudomonadota bacterium and contains these coding sequences:
- a CDS encoding NADH-quinone oxidoreductase subunit B translates to MERGEPGNLVVHDPGPLVRHKLADEIFNLCRANSLWPMTFGLACCAIEMMSLGMARFDISRFGSEVFRPSPRQSDLMIVAGTVNKKMASAVMTLYDQMPSPKWVIAMGNCAISGGPFAVEENYNVIEGVDKLIPVDVYVPGCPPRPEGLLEGILKLQEKITGVRHPFPQRKISDAPSY
- a CDS encoding NADH-quinone oxidoreductase subunit A; its protein translation is MPAPHVLDFVYIIVILAGGIIAGFAPFVISDIFRPRTINKKTLLTYECGMDPFGSAWDIRFGAAYYLYALIFLAFDVDILYLFPVAAAYDRVSGWQGVLELFIFVGILTLAVAYVWVKGVFTWAIKREEN